In one Phycisphaerae bacterium genomic region, the following are encoded:
- a CDS encoding TIGR00730 family Rossman fold protein, with amino-acid sequence MMKITESPVKDLWRIFRIMAEFVEGFDELATLGPAVSFFGSARTKPGSRYYKLAEKTASEIVKAGFSVITGGGGGIMEAANKGAAKAGGRSIGLNIEIPKEQIPNKFQNFSLHFRYFFCRKVMFLKYAHGFIAFPGGFGTMDEFTEALVLIQTLRQASFPVILMGSDYWQGLIDWMKKQMLKEHHYISPKDLKVFTVVDEPEEAVKIIVDFREAKGQVGIDLHSEKKKE; translated from the coding sequence ATGATGAAAATTACTGAAAGCCCGGTAAAAGACCTCTGGCGGATATTCCGGATAATGGCCGAGTTTGTGGAAGGATTCGATGAGCTTGCCACTCTTGGGCCGGCGGTGTCGTTCTTCGGCTCGGCCCGCACAAAGCCGGGCAGCCGGTATTATAAGCTCGCTGAAAAAACAGCTTCGGAAATAGTCAAGGCCGGTTTTTCCGTAATAACCGGCGGCGGGGGCGGGATTATGGAGGCGGCCAACAAAGGGGCCGCAAAAGCAGGCGGTAGAAGCATCGGCCTCAATATCGAAATACCCAAAGAGCAGATACCGAATAAGTTCCAGAATTTCTCGCTGCATTTCAGGTATTTCTTCTGCCGTAAAGTGATGTTCCTTAAATACGCACACGGCTTTATAGCGTTCCCCGGCGGTTTCGGAACTATGGACGAATTTACCGAGGCCCTTGTCCTGATTCAGACTTTGAGACAGGCGTCCTTCCCCGTGATTCTGATGGGCAGCGACTATTGGCAAGGCCTTATTGACTGGATGAAGAAACAGATGCTTAAAGAGCATCATTACATTTCCCCCAAAGACCTCAAGGTATTCACGGTCGTCGATGAGCCGGAAGAGGCAGTCAAGATTATCGTGGACTTTAGGGAAGCAAAAGGCCAGGTCGGAATCGATTTGCACTCCGAAAAGAAAAAAGAGTGA